A genomic window from Plasmodium coatneyi strain Hackeri chromosome 13, complete sequence includes:
- a CDS encoding KIR protein yields the protein MVKDLQCKVENLPSRKIYAAFEQKNGDKQTCEHRSSWTQGIENILKDKLKNEWVTANESYATKIARAWCLVSSILSKRESLCSTICDFFYYWLGGILSENLSGWRISFATLMNEIYAQLQTLPGNSPCATIKTAPTTSTTFFKNRKIIFDYLYDCNTIRSPPQPGGKQCAGAYSTYKQEAEQKYGMVRAGCSHGTGSNDPCCKKLKEMEGESGTPIPQNLSQLTCTEVNMPQQLLACIEQQHQDRSAGSEPPQKPEIQVHSKPEGSATTSPIGGGGSGSAVIPGVSSILGIVGLPVTAFFLYKV from the exons ATGGTAAAA GACCTGCAGTGTAAGGTGGAAAACTTACCCtccagaaaaatatatgccgCATTCGAACAGAAGAATGGTGACAAACAAACATGTGAGCACAGAAGCTCCTGGACACAGGGAATAgagaacattttaaaagatAAATTAAAGAATGAATGGGTAACTGCTAACGAAAGTTATGCAACGAAAATTGCGAGAGCCTGGTGTCTTGTATCCAGCATACTGTCGAAGAGGGAATCACTCTGTTCAACAATATGTGACTTCTTTTACTACTGGTTAGGAGGTATATTATCTGAAAATTTGAGTGGATGGCGTATTTCATTCGCAACACTTATGAATGAAATTTACGCGCAGTTACAAACATTGCCTGGTAATAGTCCGTGTGCAACCATAAAAACTGCTCCTACTACTAGCACCACCTTCttcaaaaataggaaaataatatttgaTTATTTATATGACTGTAATACAATAAGGTCACCCCCACAGCCAGGGGGAAAACAATGTGCTGGTGCCTATTCTACATATAAACAGGAAGCTGAGCAAAAGTATGGAATGGTAAGGGCAGGTTGTTCACATGGAACGGGTAGTAATGACCCATGTTGTAAAAAACTTAAGGAgatggaaggagaaagtggAACACCCATTCCCCAGAATCTATCACAATTAACATGTACTGAAGTAAATATGCCACAGCAACTTTTAGCATGTATTGAACAACAGCACCAGGATCGTTCCGCAGGATCGGAACCACCACAGAAGCCTGAAATCCAAGTTCATTCCAAACCTGAAGGAAGTGCAACAACCTCGCCAATTGGGGGTGGAGGAAGTGGTAGTGCTGTCATACCTGGTGTTTCTTCCATCCTAGGAATAGTTGGACTACCAGTAactgcattctttttatataaggtatag
- a CDS encoding SICA antigen, whose product MRKVMTQVNRTLRNQVQKEQRKTVKKKEHTKLNQLFLRAPTRLLLLLAAAVVPHQVMLEVLILVEAVVVYFGMLGKTRKRYRRAYQVRGPSLEQQIVDDVVQDGPREYTLVKERKPRSTPIKRRKKRGPRLRAGRRGGVCRRMIIDIHLEILDECHKGDMHSTKEDFFEILAQEFMTSEFIKEEKFPCSGFGFREVNFVPKEDVPVEQFPSSDSGFREKNFVPKEDVPVEQFPSSDSGFRVYVLKERVPKEEVLKEQVSSLDFGFRVDISKEQVRCSDSGFREEDSVPKDQVPSLDSGFRQKTLFLRKMFLMNRFTVQIPGLGKKTFFLRKKFLRNKFLWLVPSSDLGFREEDFAPEDDVPEEQVRSSDSGYRV is encoded by the exons atgaggaaagtgATGACACAG GTGAACAGGACCCTGAGGAACCAGGTCCAGAAAGAACAGAGAAAGAcagtaaagaaaaaggaacacacgAAGTTAAACCAACTCTTCCTGAGGGCGCCAACAAGGCTGCTTCTGCTTCTAGCAGCAGCAGTAGTTCCTCATCAAGTGATGCTGGAGGTGCTGATCTTGGTGGAGGCGGTCGTAGTG tactttggaatgcttggtaagacaagaaaacgttacagaagagcttatCAAGTGCGTGGTCCAtccttagaacagcagattgttgacgATGTGGTCCAGGAtggtccacgtgaatataccttagtaaaggaacgaaaacctcgttctacgcctataaaaaggaggaaaaaacggggcCCTCGTCTCCGTGCTGGTCGTCGTGGTGGTGTatgtcgccgcatgattattgatattcatttagaaatCTTAGACGAATGCCATAAAGGGGACATGCATTCCACGaaagaagacttttttgaaattttggctcaagaatttatgacatctgaatttataaaagaagaaaagtttcCATGTTCAggtttcgggtttagggaggtaaactttgttcctaaggaagatgtcccTGTGGAACAgtttccaagttcagattccgggtttagggagaaaaactttgttcctaaggaagatgtcccTGTGGAACAgtttccaagttcagattccgggtttag AGTTtatgttcttaaggaacgtgttcctaaggaagaagttcttaaggaacaggtttcAAGTTTAGATTTCGGTTTTAGGGTTGATATTTCTAAGGAACAAGTTCGATGTTctgattccgggtttagggaagaagactctGTTCCTAAGGACCAAGTtccaagtttagattccgggtttaggcagaagactttgttcttaaggaagatgttcctaatgAACAGGTTCacagttcagattccgggtttagggaaaaagactttcttcctaaggaagaagttcttAAGGAACAAGTTCCTATGGTTG gttccaagttcagatttggggtttagggaggaggACTTTGCCCCTGAGGAtgatgttcctgaggaacaggttcgAAGTTCCGATTCCGGAtatagggtgtag
- a CDS encoding Variable surface protein Vir7-like protein, translating to MTPEPVKVLGYKAFDDGEGGDDMEDGPECKWQMMQTKLKTALQTALSSYVDLKKDIDNIAKAWCNVINEAQDQSGGKKKVGGELYYLFYYWLGDKIWNTESTKAFFLTVMNEIWNALKGVLTESYEYGPICTKDVDQIKFNEMKLAYEYYMDHKKIETQLKDAESVAYPCTLQYNEHLKKTYSDYNKVYTSLYSEQSSGNGYCAEFQEMFKHYDNENPQELKCKAIYSEKSTADIGTIAAISSIVGIGALPTITYVLYKITLPSIMVVDHLGRQIMEEEGDMNNDNNNREEII from the exons ATGACACCAGAACCTGTAAAAGTACTTGGG TACAAGGCATTTGACGATGGGGAAGGAGGCGACGATATGGAAGATGGACCTGAGTGTAAGTGGCAAATGATGCAGACTAAGTTGAAAACTGCTTTACAGACTGCATTAAGCAGTTACGTAGATCTGAAGAAGGATATTGATAACATTGCAAAAGCCTGGTGTAATGTAATTAATGAAGCACAGGACCAAAgtggagggaagaagaaagtgggTGGTGAactatattatttattctattattggttaggggataaaATATGGAACACGGAAAGCACAAAAGCTTTCTTCCTCACAGTTATGAATGAAATTTGGAATGCACTGAAGGGGGTGTTGACTGAGAGTTATGAATATGGACCTATATGCACGAAGGATGTTGACCAAATTAAGTTCAATGAAATGAAACTagcatatgaatattatatggaccataaaaaaatagaaactCAATTAAAGGATGCTGAGAGTGTGGCTTATCCTTGTACCCTTCAGTACAATGAACACCTGAAAAAGACTTATTCAGACTATAATAAAGTGTATACAAGTCTATATAGTGAGCAAAGTAGTGGTAATGGCTATTGTGCCGAATTTCAAGAAATGTTCAAACACTACGATAACGAAAATCCTcaagaattaaaatgtaaGGCAATATATAGCGAAAAATCGACAGCCGATATAGGTACCATTGCAGCCATTTCTTCCATAGTAGGAATAGGAGCATTACCAACAATCACCTACGTTctttataaa ATAACTCTACCATCTATAATGGTGGTAGATCACCTAGGAAGACAAAtaatggaagaggaaggggacATGAACAacgacaacaacaacagagaagaaataatatag